The Aeromonas encheleia genomic sequence GCGCAACATCGTGGTCTCCTGGGTCATCACCCTGCCCGCCGGTGCCATCCTTGCCATCGTCATCTTCTACATACTGCAGGCCTGCTTCTCTTAAGGCAGGACGCAGCAAAAAGCCCGGGTCACTGACCCGGGCTTTTTTTACGCTCCCTCGCTGCCTCAAACGGCCGATGGCGCCTCGCCAATCGCCCCTACAGAGGCACTTACTCCTCGATAAAGGTCCACTCGTCACGCACCCGGCTGATGGCATCGAGCCGGCGCTTGGCCAACTGCTCGCGGATCTCCTCCCCCTTGAAGCCCGCCGCCACTATCTCCTTGACCGGCACCGCCTGGGCCGCGCCGAGCGCCTGCGCCACATAGTCCGGCTCGGCATAGACCCGCTCCTCGAACCCGGTGCGACCGTGGAAGTCGGCGCGGCAGGTGTCCAGCAGCTGGGCGAAACGCTCGGGCCTGCGCCAGGCATCGGCCTTGTCGAACAGCTTGAGCAGGGTCGCCGGCTTGAGTTCGAACGCGATGTGGATATGGGTGTGCAGATCGCTCACCAGCAGGGCCAGATCGCGGCAGTCGTTCGGCACCCGGAATCGCTCACAGAAATCCCGGATCAGCGGCAGCCCTTTCTGGCCGTGGCCGTGATGGCTCGGCCAGAACTCGGGCGGGGTCAGCCCCTTGCCGAAGTCGTGACAGAGGGCGGCAAAGCGCACCGGCAGATCCGGGGAGCGCAGACAGGCCTGATCCAGCACCATCAGCGTGTGGATGCCGGTGTCGATCTCCGGGTGCCACTTGGCGGGCGCCGGCACGCCGAACAGGGCATCCAGCTCGGGGAACAGCGCCTTGAGGGCGCCGCACTCGCGCAACACCTCGAAGAAGACCCTGGGGGTCTGCCCCAGCAGCACCCTCTCCAACTCCTTCCAGACCCGCTCCGGGGTCAGGTGGGCGAGCTCACCGGCCTGGGTCATCTCCCGCATCAGCGCCAGCGTCTCAGGCGCCACCACGAAGCCCTGGGCATGGAAGCGGGCGGCGAAGCGCGCCACCCGCAGGATGCGCAGGGGATCCTCGGCAAAGGCAGGTGAGACATGGCGCAACAGCCGCGCCTCCAGATCGGCCATGCCGCCGTAGGGATCGTGCAGTTGCCCGTGCTCATCTTCGGCGATGGCGTTGATGGTGAGATCCCGGCGCAGCAAGTCTTGTTCGAGCGTCACCTCGGGCGAGGCGTGGCACACGAAGCCGGTGTAACCCTGCCCCTGCTTGCGCTCGGTGCGGGCCAGGGCGTACTCCTGCTGGGTCTTGGGGTGGAGAAACACCGGGAAGTCGCGGCCGACCTGGGTGAACCCCAGCGCCAGCATCTGCGCCACAGTGGCGCCCACCACCAGGTGATCCCTGTCGCCCTGCGGCAAGCCCAGCAGGCGATCCCGAACCGCCCCCCCAACCAGATAAGTCTGCACGCGCAATCTCCCTCGATTAACCTGTCTCGATGATACCGCTTTTGCGCGCCGTACACGACGGCCCCCTGCATGCGGTTCACCTCTTTCCCTCGCTAACCCGGCCCCGATCCACGGGGCGCTTTGGGTCGCCGGGTCTGATGACACCCTTATGGTATCCGGGTCTTTGACATCCCTGTGGGGAGGCTTTAACCTGCCGCCATAACAATGGAATGGATCCTTATGTACACACAGTTCTTCGGTCTGTCGGAGCCCCCGTTCTCCATCTCGCCCAACCCCAAATATCTCTACATGAGCGAACGCCATGCAGAGGCCCTCGCCCACCTCAACTACGGGTTGCAGGATGGCGGTGGCTTCGTGCTGCTCACCGGCGAGGTGGGGACGGGCAAAACCACCGTCTCCCGCTGTCTGTTGCAGCAGTTGCCCGCCGAGACCGAGATCGCCTACATCCTCAATCCATCCCTGACCGAGCGGGATCTGCTGGCGGCCATCTGCGACGAGTTCCAGTTGCCCTATGCCCAGGATGCCAGCCTCAAGCTGTTGTTCGATCTCATTCGCGATCACCTGCTGGCCAATCTGGCGGCGGGCAAGCGCAGCGTGGTGCTGGTGGATG encodes the following:
- a CDS encoding multifunctional CCA addition/repair protein, giving the protein MQTYLVGGAVRDRLLGLPQGDRDHLVVGATVAQMLALGFTQVGRDFPVFLHPKTQQEYALARTERKQGQGYTGFVCHASPEVTLEQDLLRRDLTINAIAEDEHGQLHDPYGGMADLEARLLRHVSPAFAEDPLRILRVARFAARFHAQGFVVAPETLALMREMTQAGELAHLTPERVWKELERVLLGQTPRVFFEVLRECGALKALFPELDALFGVPAPAKWHPEIDTGIHTLMVLDQACLRSPDLPVRFAALCHDFGKGLTPPEFWPSHHGHGQKGLPLIRDFCERFRVPNDCRDLALLVSDLHTHIHIAFELKPATLLKLFDKADAWRRPERFAQLLDTCRADFHGRTGFEERVYAEPDYVAQALGAAQAVPVKEIVAAGFKGEEIREQLAKRRLDAISRVRDEWTFIEE